The following are encoded together in the Gordonia insulae genome:
- a CDS encoding (2,3-dihydroxybenzoyl)adenylate synthase, which yields MHRSIPDADGSDLTDGFAPHPPDAAERYRESRIFTERPLWHLLERAAADRAGADAVTDASLDGPRTFTYAELHTAALRRAAGFAEAGLRPGDRVILQQHNSAAFVVTLFGLLRAGVVPVMTLPAHRSAEIVHLAAGSGAVAYATEDGRRGYDHRELAAELCARVDTVHTVFVDGDPGPFTALPDADPAEVALPDPSEIDPDGPALFLISGGTTGLPKLIARTHNDYAYNARRSAEVAELSAADTYLVALPGAHNFPLCCPGILGMMTVGGHVVFTDDPSPDNTFDLIERYGVTVTALVPALAQVWCAATEWEPADISSLRLLQVGGAKLAEPDAVALDAALGDVVQQVFGMAEGLICYTRLDDPRELVHTVQGAPMSRYDEIRVVDEDGHDVPDGTEGELLVRGPYTIRGYYRADEHNLRSFTDDGYYRSGDKVRRLPSGHLAVTGRIKDTVVRAGENVAADDVEENLLAHRSIRQAAVIGLPDESLGEKICAVVVLSHEHPCGQTLDLRAVRDFLTDRGLASFKLPDMITVASSLPVTAVGKIDKAALRESLTKSS from the coding sequence GTGCATCGATCCATTCCTGACGCAGACGGTTCCGACCTCACCGACGGATTCGCGCCGCACCCGCCGGACGCCGCCGAACGGTATCGGGAGTCCCGGATCTTCACCGAACGGCCGCTGTGGCATCTGCTCGAACGTGCCGCCGCCGACCGTGCCGGTGCGGACGCCGTCACCGATGCGTCGCTCGACGGACCGCGCACCTTCACCTACGCCGAACTGCACACCGCGGCCCTTCGCCGGGCCGCGGGTTTCGCCGAAGCGGGATTGCGCCCCGGTGACCGGGTGATCCTGCAGCAGCACAACTCGGCCGCGTTCGTGGTCACCCTTTTCGGCCTGTTGCGCGCCGGTGTGGTCCCGGTGATGACGTTGCCGGCGCACCGCAGCGCGGAGATCGTCCACCTCGCGGCCGGGTCGGGCGCCGTCGCCTATGCCACCGAGGACGGTCGCCGCGGTTACGACCACCGAGAACTGGCAGCCGAACTGTGCGCGCGGGTCGACACGGTGCACACGGTTTTCGTCGACGGCGACCCCGGCCCGTTCACGGCACTCCCCGACGCCGATCCCGCGGAGGTGGCACTCCCGGACCCGTCCGAGATCGACCCCGACGGTCCGGCCCTGTTCCTCATCTCCGGCGGGACGACCGGACTGCCCAAACTCATCGCACGCACTCACAACGACTACGCCTACAACGCGCGGCGATCGGCCGAGGTGGCCGAACTCTCCGCGGCCGACACCTATCTCGTCGCACTGCCGGGCGCACACAACTTTCCGCTCTGCTGTCCCGGGATCCTCGGGATGATGACGGTCGGCGGACACGTCGTGTTCACCGACGATCCCAGTCCGGACAACACCTTTGATCTCATCGAGCGATACGGGGTCACCGTCACCGCGTTGGTGCCGGCCCTCGCCCAGGTCTGGTGTGCGGCCACCGAGTGGGAGCCTGCCGACATCAGTTCGCTGCGACTCCTGCAGGTCGGTGGCGCCAAGTTGGCCGAACCGGATGCGGTGGCCCTCGACGCCGCACTCGGCGACGTCGTGCAACAGGTGTTCGGGATGGCCGAGGGACTGATCTGCTACACCCGCCTCGACGACCCGCGCGAGCTGGTCCACACCGTGCAGGGCGCCCCGATGTCCCGGTATGACGAGATCCGGGTCGTCGACGAGGACGGCCACGACGTCCCCGATGGCACCGAGGGCGAACTGCTGGTGCGCGGCCCGTACACGATCCGCGGCTACTACCGGGCCGACGAGCACAACCTCCGGTCCTTCACCGACGACGGCTACTACCGATCCGGAGACAAGGTCCGCCGTCTGCCGTCGGGCCATCTGGCCGTGACCGGGCGGATCAAGGACACCGTGGTACGCGCGGGTGAGAACGTGGCGGCCGACGACGTGGAAGAGAATCTGCTGGCGCACAGATCGATTCGGCAGGCGGCGGTGATCGGGTTGCCCGACGAATCGCTCGGCGAAAAGATCTGCGCCGTCGTGGTGTTGAGCCACGAGCACCCGTGCGGGCAGACGCTGGACCTGCGCGCGGTCCGCGACTTCCTCACCGACCGCGGTCTCGCGTCGTTCAAGCTGCCGGACATGATCACCGTCGCGAGCAGTCTGCCGGTCACCGCGGTCGGCAAGATCGACAAGGCGGCACTGAGGGAGTCCCTGACAAAGAGCTCCTGA
- a CDS encoding methionyl-tRNA formyltransferase yields the protein MRIVTFGYQTWGHRTLRSLIDSSHDVVLAVTHPPSEHAYEMIWSDSVEELAREHGIPVHLAQRPDNELIDRVKQLEPDIIVANNWRTWLPRELFDLPRHGTLNLHDSLLPKFTGFSPVIWAVISGQSEVGLTAHRMDDGLDTGDIVLQRSVPITPTSTATELVQATIDLIPGVLIDALDQIEAGTAVWTPQRLEDRTFFHKRSEIDSQIDWNWPADQIERLVRAQSDPYPNAYTHFRGRRLRITKASVSECVYGGTPGRVFIHEGDGMVIVAGADAHLGRNRGVVIERLRTDDGVEHAGKEFFPQGGGYLG from the coding sequence ATGCGGATCGTGACGTTCGGCTATCAGACGTGGGGTCATCGCACCCTGCGGTCATTGATCGACTCGAGCCACGACGTCGTGCTCGCGGTGACCCACCCGCCGAGCGAACACGCCTACGAGATGATCTGGTCGGACTCCGTCGAAGAGCTGGCCCGGGAGCACGGTATCCCGGTTCATCTCGCCCAGCGGCCCGACAACGAGCTGATCGATCGGGTCAAACAACTCGAGCCCGACATCATCGTGGCGAACAACTGGCGCACCTGGCTGCCGCGCGAACTGTTCGACCTGCCGCGGCACGGCACGCTGAACCTGCACGATTCGCTGCTGCCGAAGTTCACCGGCTTCTCGCCGGTCATCTGGGCCGTCATCAGCGGGCAGTCCGAGGTCGGGCTCACCGCACACCGCATGGACGACGGTCTCGACACCGGGGACATCGTGCTGCAGCGCTCGGTCCCGATCACGCCGACGTCGACCGCGACCGAACTCGTCCAGGCGACGATCGACCTGATCCCGGGTGTGCTGATCGACGCGCTCGACCAGATCGAGGCGGGTACAGCGGTGTGGACGCCGCAGCGGCTGGAGGATCGGACCTTCTTCCACAAACGGTCCGAGATCGACTCGCAGATCGACTGGAACTGGCCCGCCGACCAGATCGAGCGGCTGGTACGCGCCCAGTCCGATCCGTACCCCAACGCGTACACCCACTTTCGGGGTCGGCGATTGAGGATCACCAAGGCCTCGGTGTCGGAGTGTGTCTACGGCGGCACGCCGGGCCGGGTGTTCATCCACGAGGGCGACGGAATGGTGATCGTCGCCGGGGCGGACGCTCATCTGGGGCGCAATCGCGGCGTCGTGATCGAACGGCTCCGCACCGACGACGGCGTCGAGCACGCGGGCAAGGAGTTCTTCCCGCAGGGTGGCGGCTACCTCGGGTGA
- a CDS encoding amino acid adenylation domain-containing protein, which yields MSWRPGEPDAPVLEYHGRSDNQVKIRGRRIELGEVEAVVVSGPDVRHVVAAVRDTPAGPRLVAYLVADPGTAIDTEAVRTWCDQRLPAGLVPDAFVVLEDLPVTPNGKLDASRLPEPVFAAEKPYRAPITSEERTLAAVFEEVLGAGRVGADDSFFMLGGDSIGAIGLVSRARSRGLHLTPRDVFERKTVAALARVAVSHDAVPTLDELPGGGTGRMPLTPIMRWLVERPGRIDRYAQHLVLRLPAGIDHDGIVATLAAVVGHHDALRARLVDRDSMLSVEPETAVPVDSLISRVDVTPGADLGEVARTSLDDALGRLDPRAGIMARFVWLHRESDADLLIMVVHHLAVDGVSWRILIPDLITAWTAVGAGTSPALEPVGTSLRRWAHGLAEHATDLARTDIEYWTTTLGDVEPDPAWQIDPLLDTARGLVRRDFRLEPELTRAVVDSIPNAFRANAEDVLAATLAMALAATPRATPDAMVIQLEGHGREESLVPGADLARTVGWFTTAFPVPVDRHRLGVEPGTVPDGATVADAVKYVKELIRGLPSRGAGYGIIRYLTNDPGANDPGANDRAEGVGIGDVAPTVSLNYLGRISADAVPAEFAGLGWLPTDEVGRVPVTPDVDMPAGSPLDINAIVTGSVPADLRLTATVDHVARIIDEPTVTAVLARWEQILTVLADAVRQGAHGWTPSDVAPAVVSQQDLDRWAVHYPNLTDVWPSAPLQQGFAFHAALSTGPDAGLAASDVYVSQATITLDGPLDTVRLHTAARAVVARHPALRSAFTTTESGDLVALLTGGADPGWYTEDLTGADPDRRAELLDEIRKRQRAQPFTLDRAPLLRFGLVRTESESFALIVTVHHIVVDGWSMPLLLRDLLTLYATHGLDAVLPAAPSYRDFLVWLADRDRDAARSAWADEFADRTQPTLIAPDAAGAGTPERVGLDLGTERWEQVTRLATEHGVTANIVVQALWAMLVGRLTPADEAQHGGIDVTFGATVSGRPADLDDAGETVGLFINTVPIRVRAQAGDPVSAVWQRLQDRQASLLDHHHLGLAEITDAAGPGAGFDTLVVFESYPVDTEALAAANDVDGVRVTDVTITEATHYPLTLTVEMQPHPRLVVTSQPRAVDAANLAAVTERLDAMLRTVCADPSVTVGALPILTASERARTVPLRGLPAEPELTLRQIIRQAVDARPDGVALRWSGRSITYAEADRWSDRVATALSAVGARAEEFVAIALSRSADSVRSVWAVAKTGAAFVPVDPAYPDDRITLLLDDSGARVGITDRATRPHLPDTVDWLVLDEIVGEEAAAPSDGTRPTEVAENLDHPAYMIYTSGSTGRPKGVVVTHRGLANLVGERRNTYLVDHDSRFLHNTSPSFDMSVGEQLAALSASATLVISDPAAGPTQLAELARQEDVSHALLTPTALSAVDPDGLPGLRVLGVGGEAIGRELVSRWATGRTMRNGYGPTEATDIATVAALDPQMLQPGAPVPIGRPVRGFDAIVLDSALRPVARGVAGELYLGGPGLARGYHGQPGLTADRFLANPFGRAGDRMYRTGDLVALADDDSLLYLGRSDRQVKIRGHRIELGEIDAVLLRQPGVRQAVTAGRPGPRNQTVLVGYVVAEATADPLPAEILGSVRRSLPRHMVPTTIVVLDAIPTTPSGKVDERALPVPDLTSTNAYEPPSNPTEEIVADEFAHQLGVERVGVLDDFFLLGGDSLSAFAMVARLRDRTGATVPISAVLDEATPRALARRLDDPDPVADEAVLGVLLPIRPSGTGTPLFCVHPAIGLSWGYAGLLRHLDSDRPLYGLQIPGIADDDPLIAYSTIDDLADRYLREIRSVVPHGPVHLLGWSLGGVIAHSIAAKIAAAGETVASLTLLDSVTPDARGDRDNGLRFTDLVSALGLEDHPIAALGDGRTEVTRASVEDLLAHVEDMPPGLQPETIHHLIDAATHTDHLLRRHVPPVYHGDALFVTADPDGTAGSAARSSWTAHVDGRIDELRVACTHWEMCSYAAMTTIGPAVDAYLRSPVDAPRGGQPS from the coding sequence GTGTCCTGGCGGCCCGGCGAGCCCGACGCACCAGTGCTCGAGTACCACGGCCGCTCGGACAACCAGGTCAAGATCCGCGGCCGCCGTATCGAACTCGGCGAGGTCGAAGCCGTCGTCGTGTCCGGCCCGGACGTGCGGCATGTCGTCGCCGCCGTGCGTGACACCCCGGCCGGCCCGCGGTTGGTCGCCTACCTCGTCGCCGACCCGGGGACCGCGATCGACACCGAGGCCGTGCGCACCTGGTGCGACCAACGCCTGCCCGCCGGACTCGTACCGGACGCCTTCGTCGTCCTGGAGGATCTGCCGGTGACACCCAACGGCAAGCTCGACGCATCGCGGCTTCCGGAGCCCGTGTTCGCCGCCGAGAAGCCCTACCGCGCACCCATCACATCCGAGGAGCGCACTCTCGCAGCAGTTTTCGAGGAGGTTCTGGGCGCCGGCCGGGTGGGCGCCGACGACTCGTTCTTCATGCTCGGCGGCGACAGCATCGGTGCGATCGGACTCGTGTCGCGAGCCCGATCGCGTGGCCTGCACCTCACACCGCGCGACGTGTTCGAGCGGAAGACGGTCGCGGCGCTCGCCCGCGTCGCGGTGTCGCACGACGCGGTCCCGACGCTGGACGAACTGCCGGGCGGCGGAACCGGGCGGATGCCGTTGACCCCGATCATGCGCTGGCTCGTCGAGCGACCGGGCCGGATCGACCGCTATGCGCAGCATCTCGTCCTTCGCCTGCCCGCCGGGATCGACCATGACGGCATCGTCGCGACACTCGCGGCGGTCGTCGGACACCACGATGCGCTCCGCGCCCGACTCGTCGATCGTGACTCGATGCTCAGTGTCGAGCCCGAGACCGCGGTTCCGGTCGATTCGCTGATCAGTCGGGTCGACGTCACGCCGGGCGCCGACCTCGGCGAGGTCGCTCGCACGTCGCTCGACGACGCACTGGGCCGCCTGGATCCCCGTGCCGGGATCATGGCCCGATTCGTCTGGCTCCATCGGGAATCCGACGCAGACCTGCTGATCATGGTCGTCCATCACCTGGCCGTCGACGGTGTCTCGTGGCGCATCCTGATCCCCGATCTGATCACCGCCTGGACCGCCGTCGGCGCGGGCACGTCCCCGGCCCTGGAGCCCGTGGGCACCTCGCTGCGCCGCTGGGCACACGGACTCGCCGAGCACGCCACCGATCTCGCCCGGACCGACATCGAGTACTGGACGACGACACTCGGTGACGTCGAGCCGGATCCGGCGTGGCAGATCGATCCCTTGCTGGACACCGCCCGGGGCCTCGTCCGGCGCGACTTCCGGCTGGAGCCCGAACTCACCCGGGCAGTGGTCGATTCGATTCCCAACGCTTTCCGCGCCAACGCCGAGGATGTCCTCGCCGCGACGCTCGCGATGGCCCTGGCGGCCACGCCGCGCGCCACCCCGGATGCCATGGTGATCCAGCTCGAGGGCCACGGACGCGAGGAGTCGCTGGTACCCGGCGCCGACCTCGCGCGCACGGTCGGGTGGTTCACCACCGCCTTCCCGGTTCCCGTCGACCGGCACCGACTCGGGGTGGAGCCGGGCACCGTCCCGGATGGCGCCACGGTGGCCGACGCGGTCAAGTACGTGAAGGAGCTGATCCGCGGGTTACCCTCGCGTGGAGCGGGTTACGGGATCATCCGATACCTCACCAACGATCCGGGGGCCAACGATCCGGGGGCCAACGATCGCGCCGAAGGCGTAGGCATCGGTGACGTCGCGCCGACGGTGAGCCTCAACTACCTCGGCCGGATCTCCGCGGACGCCGTGCCCGCCGAGTTCGCCGGCCTCGGGTGGCTGCCCACCGATGAGGTCGGTCGGGTCCCGGTGACGCCGGACGTCGACATGCCGGCCGGCTCGCCGCTGGACATCAACGCCATCGTGACCGGTTCGGTCCCGGCCGATCTCCGACTCACTGCCACCGTCGACCACGTCGCGCGCATCATCGACGAGCCGACTGTCACAGCGGTGCTCGCACGTTGGGAGCAGATCCTGACCGTGCTCGCCGACGCGGTTCGTCAGGGCGCCCACGGCTGGACACCGTCGGATGTCGCGCCCGCCGTCGTCAGCCAGCAGGATCTGGATCGATGGGCGGTGCATTACCCGAACCTGACCGACGTCTGGCCCAGTGCCCCGCTGCAGCAGGGCTTCGCCTTCCACGCCGCCCTGTCCACCGGACCAGACGCGGGACTGGCCGCGTCGGACGTCTACGTCTCGCAGGCGACCATCACCCTCGACGGGCCGCTCGACACCGTGCGCCTGCACACCGCGGCGCGCGCCGTCGTCGCCCGGCACCCGGCGCTTCGCAGCGCTTTCACGACCACGGAGAGCGGCGACCTGGTCGCGCTGCTGACCGGCGGCGCCGATCCGGGCTGGTATACGGAGGACCTCACCGGCGCCGATCCGGACCGACGCGCCGAGTTGCTCGACGAGATCCGGAAACGTCAACGCGCCCAGCCCTTCACCCTGGATCGCGCACCGCTCCTGCGATTCGGGCTGGTGCGGACGGAGTCCGAATCGTTCGCGTTGATCGTCACGGTGCATCACATCGTCGTCGACGGCTGGTCCATGCCGCTGCTGCTCCGAGACCTCCTCACCCTCTACGCCACGCACGGCCTGGACGCGGTGCTACCCGCCGCCCCGAGTTACCGCGACTTCTTGGTCTGGCTCGCCGACCGTGACCGCGACGCCGCGCGATCGGCATGGGCTGACGAGTTCGCCGACCGGACCCAACCGACGCTGATCGCGCCGGACGCGGCGGGCGCCGGGACCCCCGAACGCGTCGGACTCGACCTCGGCACCGAGCGCTGGGAGCAGGTGACGCGGCTCGCCACCGAGCACGGTGTCACCGCGAACATCGTCGTCCAGGCACTGTGGGCGATGCTCGTCGGCCGCCTGACACCGGCCGACGAGGCGCAGCACGGCGGCATCGACGTCACATTCGGCGCGACCGTGTCCGGCCGACCCGCCGACCTCGATGATGCGGGCGAGACGGTGGGACTGTTCATCAACACCGTGCCGATCCGGGTGCGGGCACAGGCAGGCGACCCGGTTTCCGCTGTCTGGCAACGGCTCCAGGACCGGCAGGCGTCCCTCCTCGACCACCACCACCTCGGTCTCGCGGAGATCACCGACGCCGCCGGACCGGGCGCCGGGTTCGACACCCTGGTCGTCTTCGAGTCCTATCCCGTCGACACCGAGGCCCTGGCCGCAGCCAATGACGTCGACGGCGTCCGGGTCACCGACGTGACAATCACGGAGGCGACCCACTATCCGCTCACGCTGACCGTCGAGATGCAGCCTCATCCGCGGCTCGTCGTCACCTCGCAACCGCGCGCGGTGGATGCCGCAAACCTCGCCGCCGTCACCGAACGCCTCGATGCGATGCTCCGCACGGTATGCGCCGATCCGTCCGTCACGGTCGGGGCGCTGCCGATCCTGACCGCCTCCGAGCGGGCGCGGACGGTGCCGCTGCGCGGGCTGCCCGCCGAACCCGAACTGACCCTGCGACAGATCATCCGGCAGGCCGTCGACGCTCGCCCGGACGGTGTCGCCCTGCGCTGGTCGGGTCGCTCGATCACCTACGCCGAGGCCGACCGGTGGTCGGACCGGGTGGCCACGGCATTGTCGGCAGTCGGCGCCCGGGCCGAGGAGTTCGTGGCCATCGCGCTGTCCCGCTCGGCCGACTCCGTCCGATCGGTGTGGGCGGTGGCCAAGACCGGTGCCGCCTTCGTCCCCGTCGACCCCGCCTATCCGGATGACCGGATCACCCTGTTGCTCGATGACTCCGGAGCACGTGTGGGAATCACCGACCGGGCAACGCGTCCGCACCTACCCGACACGGTCGACTGGCTGGTGCTCGACGAGATCGTCGGCGAGGAGGCCGCGGCGCCTTCGGACGGCACGCGACCCACCGAGGTCGCCGAGAACCTCGATCATCCGGCGTACATGATCTACACCTCGGGCTCCACCGGGCGCCCGAAGGGCGTCGTGGTGACCCATCGTGGCCTCGCCAACCTCGTCGGCGAACGGCGGAACACCTATCTCGTCGACCATGATTCGCGGTTCCTGCACAACACCTCGCCGAGCTTCGACATGTCGGTGGGTGAGCAGCTCGCCGCGCTGTCGGCCTCCGCGACGTTGGTCATCAGTGACCCGGCCGCCGGGCCAACGCAACTCGCCGAACTGGCCCGGCAGGAGGATGTTTCGCATGCCCTCCTCACGCCGACTGCCTTGTCCGCCGTCGACCCCGACGGCCTGCCGGGACTTCGAGTACTCGGTGTCGGCGGCGAGGCCATCGGACGAGAGCTGGTGTCCCGCTGGGCAACCGGGCGCACCATGCGCAACGGTTACGGACCCACCGAGGCCACCGACATCGCGACCGTCGCGGCGCTCGACCCGCAGATGCTGCAGCCGGGCGCCCCTGTGCCGATCGGTCGGCCCGTTCGGGGTTTCGACGCAATCGTCCTCGACTCCGCGCTGCGACCGGTCGCGCGCGGGGTGGCCGGCGAGCTCTACCTGGGTGGACCCGGGCTGGCGCGCGGCTATCACGGACAGCCCGGGCTGACCGCGGACCGGTTCCTCGCGAACCCGTTCGGGCGGGCGGGCGACCGCATGTACCGGACCGGTGACCTCGTCGCCCTCGCCGACGACGACTCCCTGTTGTACCTGGGCCGCTCGGACCGTCAGGTCAAGATCCGGGGCCATCGCATCGAACTGGGCGAGATCGATGCCGTCCTGCTCCGCCAGCCCGGGGTGCGCCAGGCCGTCACCGCCGGACGGCCGGGCCCGCGGAACCAGACCGTGCTGGTCGGATACGTCGTGGCCGAGGCCACGGCTGATCCGCTGCCGGCAGAGATTCTCGGGTCCGTACGCAGATCCCTTCCCCGGCACATGGTCCCGACCACGATCGTCGTGCTGGACGCGATCCCCACCACGCCGTCGGGGAAGGTCGACGAACGCGCCCTACCGGTCCCCGATCTCACCTCGACGAATGCGTATGAGCCACCGTCGAACCCGACCGAAGAGATCGTCGCCGACGAGTTCGCCCACCAACTGGGTGTCGAGCGCGTGGGCGTCCTCGACGACTTCTTCCTGCTGGGCGGTGACTCGTTGTCTGCGTTCGCGATGGTCGCTCGGCTCCGCGACCGCACAGGTGCCACCGTGCCGATCTCCGCCGTGCTCGACGAGGCCACGCCCCGCGCGCTCGCCCGCCGACTCGACGACCCGGATCCGGTGGCCGACGAAGCCGTGCTCGGTGTGCTGCTGCCGATCCGGCCGTCGGGCACGGGCACGCCGCTGTTCTGTGTCCATCCGGCCATCGGATTGTCCTGGGGCTACGCCGGTCTGCTCCGTCACCTCGATTCCGACCGCCCCCTCTACGGACTGCAGATCCCCGGGATCGCCGATGACGACCCGTTGATCGCCTACTCCACCATCGACGATCTGGCCGACCGCTACCTCCGTGAGATCCGCTCCGTGGTGCCGCACGGTCCCGTACACCTGCTCGGGTGGTCACTGGGCGGGGTCATCGCCCACTCGATCGCGGCGAAGATCGCCGCCGCGGGTGAGACCGTGGCGTCGCTGACCTTGCTCGACAGCGTGACACCGGACGCGCGGGGGGACCGTGACAACGGGCTGCGGTTCACCGATCTGGTCAGTGCACTGGGCCTGGAGGACCATCCGATCGCCGCGCTCGGTGACGGACGGACCGAGGTCACCCGCGCATCCGTCGAGGACCTCCTCGCACATGTCGAGGACATGCCCCCCGGACTGCAACCGGAGACGATCCATCATCTGATCGACGCGGCCACGCACACGGATCATCTCCTGCGCCGGCATGTTCCGCCCGTCTACCACGGGGATGCGCTCTTCGTGACCGCGGACCCGGACGGGACCGCGGGATCGGCGGCCAGATCGAGTTGGACAGCTCATGTCGACGGACGGATCGACGAACTGCGGGTCGCGTGCACGCACTGGGAGATGTGCTCCTACGCGGCGATGACCACCATCGGCCCCGCCGTCGACGCATACCTGCGGTCGCCGGTGGACGCCCCGCGTGGCGGGCAGCCGTCGTGA
- a CDS encoding ABC transporter transmembrane domain-containing protein, producing MSPEDPTPPTHPGRRSGGARVLRGTIRDNRRALTAATGLLSVHQLCEVAVPVLIGVTVDRALAHADGASLLRWLSVLALVFLTLTIAYRYGARKAMAAAQGEAHRLRMRCARVIIDATPLTRPGLRDGEMLSIANSDADETGNLLRYVPQAGSAVVALIACAAVLIGIDVTLGVIVLVAVPLVLSVVQLLGPFTTRLIGAQQHHIGRSTALATDLVAGMRPLRGIGALQVASQRYREVNDQTRLAMRRSAIGHGAFFGAATGVTGLIAVGVASVAGWFALSDRIGVGALITILGVAQFLTEPLAITAMLPGRVATARASAERIAALTEGAAPVGTASDPTHDHLSFTPRPGECVAVVAPDSSAARAFAAGMRAGPDVLVEPHAADLFTGTIWSNLVVDPDGAPPRDDLVTLLESLGSLDILDGLGAGGDALDAPVSDRGLSLSGGQRQRLALARALVRDPGSLVLHDPTTAVDAMTESVIAEAVYRHRHHRDTGARIGRSTTIITTSPAWLAVADRVIVLPTTSAEAAS from the coding sequence GTGAGCCCAGAAGACCCGACCCCACCGACCCACCCGGGCCGCAGATCAGGCGGCGCGCGGGTCCTGCGGGGCACCATCCGGGACAACCGTCGTGCCCTCACCGCGGCGACCGGTTTGCTCTCCGTGCACCAGCTGTGCGAGGTGGCGGTCCCGGTCCTCATCGGCGTCACCGTGGATCGCGCACTCGCACATGCCGACGGCGCATCGTTGCTGCGCTGGCTGTCGGTGCTGGCGCTGGTCTTCCTCACCTTGACCATCGCCTACCGCTACGGCGCCCGGAAGGCCATGGCCGCGGCACAGGGCGAGGCCCACCGCCTGCGCATGCGGTGCGCACGGGTCATCATCGACGCGACACCGCTCACCCGACCCGGTCTGCGCGACGGCGAGATGCTGAGCATCGCCAACTCGGACGCGGACGAGACCGGCAACCTGCTTCGCTATGTGCCGCAAGCCGGTTCGGCGGTGGTCGCGCTGATCGCCTGCGCGGCCGTGCTGATCGGCATCGACGTCACCCTCGGTGTCATCGTGTTGGTCGCGGTGCCGCTGGTCCTCTCGGTGGTACAGCTGCTCGGACCGTTCACGACTCGCCTCATCGGCGCCCAGCAACATCACATCGGCCGATCGACGGCACTGGCAACCGATCTCGTCGCCGGGATGCGCCCGTTGCGCGGCATCGGCGCCCTCCAGGTCGCGTCCCAACGCTATCGCGAGGTCAATGACCAGACGCGCCTGGCGATGCGCCGTTCCGCCATCGGGCACGGCGCCTTCTTCGGGGCCGCGACCGGCGTCACCGGTCTGATCGCGGTCGGCGTCGCGTCCGTGGCCGGCTGGTTCGCGCTCTCCGATCGGATCGGCGTCGGCGCCCTGATCACGATCCTCGGAGTGGCCCAGTTCCTCACCGAGCCACTCGCGATCACCGCAATGCTGCCGGGTCGCGTCGCGACGGCCCGCGCCTCGGCCGAGCGCATCGCTGCCCTCACCGAGGGGGCGGCGCCGGTCGGCACGGCCTCGGATCCCACCCACGACCACCTGTCGTTCACCCCGCGACCCGGAGAGTGTGTGGCAGTCGTCGCACCGGATTCGTCTGCCGCCCGCGCATTCGCCGCCGGCATGCGCGCCGGACCCGACGTGCTCGTCGAACCCCACGCTGCCGATCTGTTCACCGGCACGATCTGGTCCAACCTGGTCGTCGACCCCGACGGCGCACCACCTCGGGACGACCTCGTCACGCTGCTGGAATCCTTGGGCAGCCTCGACATCCTGGATGGCCTCGGGGCCGGCGGCGATGCACTCGACGCCCCGGTCTCCGACCGTGGGCTGTCCCTCTCGGGCGGTCAACGCCAGCGACTCGCGCTCGCCCGCGCGCTCGTCCGGGATCCGGGTTCGCTTGTCCTGCATGACCCGACGACCGCCGTGGACGCGATGACCGAAAGCGTCATCGCGGAAGCCGTCTACCGCCATCGGCACCACCGCGACACCGGCGCACGCATAGGGCGGTCCACGACGATCATCACCACCAGCCCGGCATGGCTGGCGGTGGCCGATCGGGTCATCGTGCTGCCGACCACATCCGCGGAGGCCGCATCATGA